From a single Miscanthus floridulus cultivar M001 chromosome 8, ASM1932011v1, whole genome shotgun sequence genomic region:
- the LOC136477524 gene encoding uncharacterized protein: protein MAVPNYTYLKLKMSGPNSVITIESTYEHAYDYNIECIEYAEALMEAETLIANLDRLGGEAPDSKHRAGTFEPTEAIKLVPVDPACPNDWALRISATLDIK from the coding sequence atggcagtccccaactacacctacctcaagctcaagatgtcgggtccCAACAGTGTCATCACAATTGAATCCACatatgagcatgcatacgactacaacatcgagtgcatcgagtacgccgaggctctcatggaggctgagaccctcattgCCAACCTCGACCGGCTCGGtggtgaggcgcctgactccaagcatcgcgccgggacgttcgagcccacggaggccatcaagctcgtcccagtTGATCCCGCCTGCCCCAACGactgggcgctgaggatcagcgccaccctcgacatcaaatag
- the LOC136477500 gene encoding uncharacterized protein, with the protein MGRGPLDHLPNVGETVPGASASSPALLGGGGRAASGPAIARPRAEADTPEVRALGKRTVSPVGSTAAMEQVAAGATQLPPQRTEGAPGQKRPTEVPTLAPFKALKVSPGSTTHWVAEAQAAIQRGTVSARADPKEPATQGGAAEATPTQTGEGVPLPHEAEAHESDEAKAPSVAEAIEVEAPRASEAEATEAGAPRTAEAAAVGARALRTTEAMMAEARAPEAAEADVIAAKPSAQEVEMKAAEASVAHLVQGLPPLRESAREAEVYPISSDDTSRAQEVVDAEVAGTVE; encoded by the exons atggggcgaggtcccctggaccatctccctaacgtcggggagacggtgcccggggcgtcggcaagcagtcCGGCGCtcctagggggaggaggaagagctgCCTCGGGGCCGGCAATCGCCCGCCCCAgggccgaggctgacacgcccgaggtgcgggcgttgggaaagcgcaccgttagcccggtgggctcgacggcagcgatggagcaggtggcggcgggggcgacgcaactgcccccgcagaggaccgagggggcaccgGG CCAGAAGCGACCTACGGAGGTGCCCACCTTGGCACCatttaaggcgctcaaggtgagccccggctccaccacccactgggtggcggaggcgcaagccgccatacaacgtggcacggtgtcggcgagggccgacccgaaggagccggccacccaaggaggggctgccgaggcgacccCGACACAGACAGGGGAGGGAGTGCCTCTGCCCCATGAGGCCGAGGCTCATGAGTCAGATGAGGCCAAGGCaccctcagttgccgaggccatcgaggtcgaggccccccgggcctccgaggccgaggcgacggaggccggggcgcccagAACCGCTGAGGCCGCAGCGGTGGGGGCCAGAGCCctcaggaccaccgaggccatgatggcggaggccagagcccctgagGCCGCCGAGGCCGATGTGATTGCGGCGAAGCCatcggcccaggaagtggagatgaaggcggcggaggcctcggtggcgcacCTGGTCCAAGGCCTTCCgccgttgcgggagagcgcccgggaggcggaggtctatccgatctcctctgacgatacttcccgggcacaGGAGGTGGTCGATGCTGAGGTGGCTGGCACCGTGGAATAG